Within the Blastopirellula marina genome, the region GGAATCGGTGAAGGAAGGTGAATCGATTTTCAAACCGATGGAAGAGAACTGCCGAGCTCCTTTCCATCCGATCGCGCTTTTCCTGTGGGTCATCTTCCCGTTGGCCCCCTTTATCTCATTCTTCTTCATTCCTGCGATGCAACCGTTTGCCTGGCAGGCAGTCGGCGTGGCTGGTGCCCTTGGGGCCGGCTGGTACTTCCTCACACTGCGGCGACGAATGGTGGAACTGTTCGTTACCAACATGATCGACGTGGGGGAAGAGACGGGTGAACTCGACACCATGTTGTACAAGGTGGCCGATACCTACGACGAAGACGTCAAGGTGCTCACCGACTCACTCACCAAAATTATGGAACCGCTGCTGATCGTGTTCCTCGGCTTTTCGGTCGGGTTCATCGTGATCGCACTGTTCCTTCCGCTGGTCGACTTAATTCAGAACCTGAGTTAAGACAGCCCGGCGGCTCACACGGCGTCCCGGTTTCAGGGGTTTCGGGACGCCATGACTGGGAAACCTACATCTTGAAATCCAACAGCCTGACCGGCGCGGTAGCGTCAGTCTACTTACCAACACAGGGGCGGAGCTTCGCTTCGTACTAGGAAAGGTCTACCATGACATCCCGTCCACGCGCATGCCATCGTGGCTTTACCCTCGTCGAACTGCTGGTGGTCATCACCATCATCGGCATCCTGGCTGGCCTCGCCCTGGTCGGTGTCCGGGCCGCCGTTACTACGGCGCAAAGTACCGCCATGAAGGTTGAAGTCAACAACATCGCCACGGCGCTTGACCTCTACAAGCAAAACAACGGTGCCTATCCGCCGGATGGCAACACGGTCGCTCTGACCGCGGCCGAACGCGAAACGGCTTTTAATCGTCATCTGGCCAAGCTGTTTCCTCAGCGAAGCTTGAAGTACGACAACCCAAGCTCGACGAACGCGACCGACAAAGCCAATGCCGTGGCCCGGATCAAGCAGGCCGGCACCGATCACAACATTGTTAATACAGCGACCACCAGTTCCGATCCCTATCAAATTGATGAGCTTGATCCTACCGAAGCTTACGTGCTGTTCCTGATGGGCTTCAGCCCAGACGTCGAGCAGCCCCTAACTGGCTCCGGTGAACGCACCCCGCTGTTTGAGTTCGACCAGGCCCGTTTGGTCGACGACGACGACGACGGCTGGTGGTCGTACCATCCAGACTTCACCGAAACGCTTTATGTCTACTTCAACAACAAAACCTACGACGACGGTGCCACTACGCCGCTAGTCGCTGAAATGGACTTCACCGGATCACGTCAGGGGGAAGGCAAAGCACGTCCTTACGCCACGCTGAAACCCAATGGTACTGCTGCCTGGGCGGAGGACGACAAATTCCAGCTGATTTGTGCCGGACTTGATGGTCATTTCGGTAGCTATGTCGACGCCGACGAAATGAAGATGTACCCATCCGGCATCGCTGACACGAGTGC harbors:
- a CDS encoding type II secretion system protein, whose product is MTSRPRACHRGFTLVELLVVITIIGILAGLALVGVRAAVTTAQSTAMKVEVNNIATALDLYKQNNGAYPPDGNTVALTAAERETAFNRHLAKLFPQRSLKYDNPSSTNATDKANAVARIKQAGTDHNIVNTATTSSDPYQIDELDPTEAYVLFLMGFSPDVEQPLTGSGERTPLFEFDQARLVDDDDDGWWSYHPDFTETLYVYFNNKTYDDGATTPLVAEMDFTGSRQGEGKARPYATLKPNGTAAWAEDDKFQLICAGLDGHFGSYVDADEMKMYPSGIADTSAAPTSVDYSLEDFDNIVNFGEAATLESDTDL